A single Curtobacterium sp. MCJR17_020 DNA region contains:
- a CDS encoding RbtT/DalT/CsbX family MFS transporter, producing MSEPRTNRTTTLTPPNGVTTAPPATAPPAAGREGFIARLGIPHPLRWGFLGVLVFMTGDGIESNFIAPHIAAALGSGGTDSAAMVIGIYGVAVLVASYFAGVLSELWGPRRVMTIGAVLWVVFQVAFLAALPTGSVGLIALTYFLRGLGFPLFAFSFLCWVNHTVARDRNATAVGWFYVVFTGGLPTLGSLIAIGSIPAFGGGHTGETWSMALSLVLVVAGWVIVRFGVHEQTGLGRIAPRSHSAARVIASGIEVCITRPKVLLAVLIRLVNTAPEFGMFVIMPAIIGTELGWGQSKWLTMTVIVYAGNILFNAFFGALGDRIGWIRTVKWFGIGASAIGLLAWWYVPHLVPAGSEWGFWLATAAGTVFGIMLAGFTPMGAIVPAFAGEERRGAAMAMYATAAGGATFLGNAVVSAVLPWGGPGGVVWTFVGLYVLAFVVLSFLKVPKEAVAAGH from the coding sequence GGTGGGGCTTCCTCGGTGTCCTCGTCTTCATGACGGGCGACGGCATCGAGTCGAACTTCATCGCTCCGCACATCGCCGCGGCCCTCGGCTCGGGCGGCACGGACAGCGCCGCGATGGTCATCGGCATCTACGGCGTCGCCGTCCTGGTGGCGTCCTACTTCGCCGGCGTGCTCTCCGAGCTGTGGGGCCCCCGCCGCGTCATGACGATCGGGGCCGTCCTGTGGGTGGTGTTCCAGGTCGCGTTCCTCGCGGCGCTGCCCACCGGGTCGGTCGGGCTGATCGCCCTGACGTACTTCCTGCGCGGACTCGGGTTCCCGCTGTTCGCCTTCTCGTTCCTCTGCTGGGTGAACCACACCGTGGCGCGCGACCGGAACGCCACGGCCGTCGGCTGGTTCTACGTCGTCTTCACCGGTGGCCTGCCGACGCTCGGCTCGCTCATCGCGATCGGCAGCATCCCCGCGTTCGGCGGCGGCCACACGGGTGAGACGTGGTCGATGGCCCTGTCGCTCGTCCTGGTCGTGGCGGGCTGGGTGATCGTCCGGTTCGGCGTGCACGAGCAGACCGGGCTCGGCCGCATCGCCCCGCGCTCCCACTCCGCCGCACGGGTCATCGCCAGCGGCATCGAGGTCTGCATCACGCGCCCCAAGGTCCTGCTCGCCGTCCTGATCCGGCTCGTCAACACGGCGCCCGAGTTCGGCATGTTCGTGATCATGCCGGCGATCATCGGCACCGAGCTCGGGTGGGGCCAGTCGAAGTGGCTCACGATGACGGTGATCGTCTACGCCGGCAACATCCTGTTCAACGCCTTCTTCGGCGCCCTCGGCGACCGCATCGGCTGGATCCGCACCGTCAAGTGGTTCGGCATCGGCGCCTCGGCGATCGGGCTGCTGGCCTGGTGGTACGTCCCGCACCTGGTGCCGGCCGGTTCCGAGTGGGGCTTCTGGCTCGCCACCGCCGCGGGGACGGTGTTCGGCATCATGCTCGCCGGGTTCACGCCCATGGGTGCGATCGTCCCCGCCTTCGCCGGCGAGGAGCGCCGCGGCGCCGCGATGGCCATGTACGCCACAGCAGCCGGCGGTGCGACCTTCCTCGGCAACGCCGTGGTCAGCGCCGTCCTGCCGTGGGGTGGCCCCGGTGGCGTGGTCTGGACGTTCGTCGGCCTCTACGTCCTCGCCTTCGTGGTGCTGTCGTTCCTCAAGGTGCCGAAGGAGGCGGTGGCCGCGGGGCACTGA
- the hisS gene encoding histidine--tRNA ligase — protein MATTVTAPRGMRDFLPADKARREHVLGVVRDVYSRHGFDEIETPVVEDAARLHSGLGGDNEKLAFAVMKRGLSTEDLQSAQAPLDLADLGLRFDLTVPLARFYASHRAELPSVFRSVQIAPVWRAERPQKGRYRQFVQCDIDILGEPGQLAEIELIRATTAALDALGVTGTTIRINDRRILLTLLASWGIADPAAADRALITIDKLDKIGPEGVAAELRSTVGQELPGLEDTIRSLESANWTTVEGAAWLDADAFADLLRLREALPGVDLRFDPTLVRGMGYYTGTIFEVAHPDFGYSLGGGGRYDGMIGRFLGQDVPAVGFSLGFERLVDLVTLPESAESDAVVLVYDKDVDPVRLAALKTEALGSHRRVRLERRTKNTKNLLAGLAAQGFSAFATVGADTRSLEGVEFRPLD, from the coding sequence ATGGCGACGACCGTGACGGCACCCCGTGGCATGCGCGACTTCCTCCCGGCGGACAAGGCCCGACGCGAGCACGTGCTCGGTGTCGTCCGCGACGTCTACTCCCGGCACGGGTTCGACGAGATCGAGACGCCCGTGGTCGAGGACGCTGCACGGCTGCACTCCGGGCTCGGCGGTGACAACGAGAAGCTGGCGTTCGCGGTCATGAAGCGCGGGCTCAGCACCGAGGACCTGCAGTCGGCCCAGGCGCCGCTCGACCTCGCCGACCTCGGGCTCCGGTTCGACCTGACCGTGCCGCTCGCCCGCTTCTACGCCTCGCACCGCGCCGAGCTGCCCTCGGTGTTCCGATCGGTGCAGATCGCGCCGGTCTGGCGCGCCGAGCGTCCGCAGAAGGGGCGCTACCGCCAGTTCGTGCAGTGCGACATCGACATACTGGGGGAGCCCGGGCAGCTGGCCGAGATCGAGCTCATCCGCGCCACGACCGCAGCGCTCGACGCGCTCGGGGTGACCGGCACCACGATCCGCATCAACGACCGGCGGATCCTGCTGACCTTGCTGGCGTCGTGGGGCATCGCGGACCCGGCCGCCGCCGACCGCGCGCTCATCACGATCGACAAGCTCGACAAGATCGGCCCCGAGGGCGTCGCCGCTGAGCTCCGCAGCACCGTCGGACAGGAGCTGCCGGGGCTCGAGGACACCATCCGTTCGCTCGAGTCCGCGAACTGGACCACGGTCGAGGGAGCTGCGTGGCTCGACGCCGACGCGTTCGCCGACCTGCTGCGTCTGCGGGAAGCGCTGCCCGGTGTCGACCTGCGCTTCGACCCGACGCTCGTGCGCGGCATGGGCTACTACACCGGCACGATCTTCGAGGTCGCGCACCCCGACTTCGGCTACAGCCTGGGCGGCGGCGGTCGGTACGACGGCATGATCGGTCGGTTCCTCGGGCAGGACGTGCCCGCGGTCGGCTTCTCGCTGGGCTTCGAGCGCCTGGTCGACCTCGTGACACTCCCGGAGTCCGCCGAGTCGGACGCCGTGGTGCTCGTCTACGACAAGGATGTCGACCCGGTCCGGCTCGCGGCCCTCAAGACCGAGGCGCTCGGATCGCACCGGCGTGTGCGGCTCGAACGGCGCACCAAGAACACGAAGAACCTGCTCGCCGGTCTGGCCGCGCAGGGGTTCTCCGCCTTCGCGACCGTCGGCGCCGACACGAGGTCGCTCGAGGGTGTGGAGTTCCGCCCGCTCGACTGA
- a CDS encoding 50S ribosomal protein L25/general stress protein Ctc, producing MADYTKLAADVRTKFGKGAARKLRAADKIPAVVYGHGTEPKHISLPGHETMLLVRTANAVVDLDIEGAAQLALVKDVQRDPVRQIIEHIDLVVLRRGEKVTVDVPVVIEGESFSGTIHVQDLNTVSLLVLATDIPEHVVVNVEGLEDGVQIHAAQLELPEGAELETDAEALVVAIVTPRGTADDDAADEASAEAGAEAGAEGGSEPVDSE from the coding sequence ATGGCCGACTACACGAAGCTCGCAGCGGACGTCCGCACCAAGTTCGGCAAGGGTGCAGCGCGCAAGCTCCGCGCCGCCGACAAGATCCCGGCAGTGGTCTACGGCCACGGCACCGAGCCGAAGCACATCTCGCTGCCCGGTCACGAGACCATGCTGCTCGTCCGTACCGCCAACGCGGTCGTCGACCTCGACATCGAGGGTGCGGCCCAGCTCGCCCTCGTCAAGGACGTCCAGCGTGACCCGGTGCGCCAGATCATCGAGCACATCGACCTCGTGGTCCTGCGCCGCGGCGAGAAGGTCACGGTCGACGTGCCCGTCGTCATCGAGGGCGAGTCGTTCTCCGGCACGATCCACGTGCAGGACCTGAACACCGTCTCCCTGCTGGTCCTCGCGACCGACATCCCGGAGCACGTCGTCGTCAACGTCGAGGGCCTCGAGGACGGCGTGCAGATCCACGCCGCCCAGCTCGAGCTCCCCGAGGGCGCCGAGCTCGAGACCGACGCCGAGGCGCTGGTCGTCGCGATCGTCACCCCGCGTGGCACCGCTGACGACGACGCTGCGGACGAGGCCTCGGCCGAGGCCGGTGCCGAAGCCGGTGCCGAGGGCGGCTCCGAGCCGGTCGACTCCGAGTAA
- a CDS encoding MazG family protein — protein MTAVPDLVTVVDRLLAEDGGCVWNRAQTHATLARYAVEESYELVDAIDDGDPDDVREELGDVLYQVVLHAGIAERAGEFTLEDVAAGVRDKMVRRHPHVFGDETADTVDDVVRVWRAAKAAEKSARTSALDGVPRAMPPLERAVKLLERLDEHGAADAAVASVLAAAPVASGSAADREARGTSATSAAAPGAGTARASVGSPAPADGAGAVDPAWGIAMLAAVAGAVRDGIDPVASLRTAVAALEEAGRAAE, from the coding sequence ATGACCGCCGTACCGGACCTCGTGACCGTCGTCGACCGCCTGCTCGCCGAGGACGGAGGCTGCGTCTGGAACCGTGCGCAGACCCACGCCACGCTCGCGCGCTACGCGGTCGAGGAGTCCTACGAACTCGTCGACGCCATCGACGACGGCGACCCGGACGACGTCCGCGAGGAGCTCGGCGACGTCCTGTACCAGGTCGTCCTGCACGCCGGGATCGCCGAACGTGCGGGGGAGTTCACCCTCGAGGACGTCGCCGCCGGGGTCCGCGACAAGATGGTCCGTCGACACCCGCACGTGTTCGGCGACGAGACCGCGGACACCGTCGACGACGTGGTCCGGGTGTGGCGCGCGGCGAAGGCTGCGGAGAAGTCGGCCCGGACGAGCGCCCTCGACGGCGTCCCGCGCGCGATGCCGCCACTGGAGCGGGCCGTCAAGCTGCTGGAGCGCCTGGACGAGCACGGTGCGGCCGACGCGGCCGTCGCGTCGGTCCTGGCCGCCGCGCCCGTCGCGTCCGGCTCGGCTGCTGACCGGGAGGCCCGTGGCACGTCCGCCACGTCGGCTGCGGCACCCGGAGCGGGGACCGCTCGGGCATCGGTCGGGTCGCCGGCACCGGCCGACGGTGCGGGGGCGGTGGACCCGGCGTGGGGGATCGCGATGCTGGCAGCAGTCGCCGGAGCGGTGCGGGACGGGATCGACCCGGTCGCGAGTCTCCGCACGGCGGTCGCTGCGCTCGAGGAAGCCGGCCGCGCGGCGGAGTGA
- the nhaA gene encoding Na+/H+ antiporter NhaA: MSSLVRSPRFSAIALLTAAVLGLVVANSPVGPGLELLLDAHPPLGAVGLDLSIAHWVSDGLLAVFFLLVAIELKQELVDGELSNPKTAIVPAIAAVGGVLVPAGIFLLVTAGTPYTHGWPIPTATDIAFALGVLAMFGRGLPSGIRVFLLALAVLDDLIAIIIIAVVFAHDTDFLALGGAVVALAVFWVLGRMLRPGRRGQTLLIVAMVLVGLVTWWLVHHSGVHATIAGVALGLVLPRRPGHTLHENVEPWSNAIVLPVFAFVSAAVVIPAVGIGELSPTFWAVVIALPVGKVIGITLFGVVATRLFRSPGRSSLSFFSIITVGVLGGIGFTVSLLMNELAFARSEEVLDEGVLAVLVGSGIAIVASAIVVTLRARAYRGRRELSEAEATE; the protein is encoded by the coding sequence ATGTCGTCCCTCGTCCGCTCCCCCCGCTTCAGCGCCATCGCGCTCCTGACCGCCGCCGTGCTCGGCCTGGTCGTCGCGAACTCCCCCGTCGGCCCCGGCCTCGAACTTCTGCTCGACGCGCATCCGCCCCTGGGCGCCGTCGGCCTCGACCTGTCGATCGCGCACTGGGTCAGTGACGGTCTGCTGGCGGTCTTCTTCCTGCTCGTGGCGATCGAGCTGAAGCAGGAACTCGTCGACGGCGAGTTGTCGAACCCGAAGACCGCGATCGTGCCGGCCATCGCGGCGGTCGGCGGCGTGCTCGTCCCGGCGGGCATCTTCCTGCTCGTCACCGCGGGCACCCCGTACACGCACGGCTGGCCGATCCCGACGGCGACCGACATCGCGTTCGCCCTCGGTGTCCTGGCGATGTTCGGTCGTGGGCTGCCGAGCGGCATCCGGGTGTTCCTGCTCGCACTCGCGGTGCTCGACGACCTCATCGCGATCATCATCATCGCCGTCGTGTTCGCGCACGACACCGACTTCCTGGCCCTCGGCGGTGCGGTCGTCGCGCTCGCGGTGTTCTGGGTGCTCGGTCGGATGCTCCGGCCCGGGCGCCGCGGTCAGACGCTCCTGATCGTGGCCATGGTCCTGGTCGGGCTCGTCACCTGGTGGCTCGTCCACCACTCCGGCGTGCACGCCACGATCGCCGGCGTCGCGCTCGGGCTCGTGCTCCCCCGCCGTCCGGGCCACACCCTGCACGAGAACGTCGAGCCGTGGTCGAACGCGATCGTGCTGCCGGTGTTCGCGTTCGTCTCGGCCGCGGTGGTCATCCCCGCCGTCGGCATCGGCGAGCTCTCCCCCACGTTCTGGGCGGTCGTCATCGCGCTGCCGGTCGGCAAGGTCATCGGCATCACGCTCTTCGGCGTCGTCGCCACACGACTCTTCCGCTCACCGGGGCGGTCATCGTTGTCGTTCTTCTCGATCATCACCGTCGGGGTGCTCGGTGGGATCGGGTTCACGGTCTCGCTGCTCATGAACGAGCTCGCGTTCGCCCGGAGCGAGGAGGTCCTCGACGAGGGCGTGCTCGCCGTGCTCGTCGGCTCCGGCATCGCGATCGTCGCGTCGGCGATCGTGGTCACGCTGCGGGCGCGGGCGTACCGCGGGCGGCGTGAGCTGTCCGAGGCCGAGGCGACCGAGTAG
- the pth gene encoding aminoacyl-tRNA hydrolase: MADRTLVVVGLGNPGPDYAGNRHNVGQMVLDELAARMGARFKKHKTPNQVAEGRLVPGGPRLVLAKPGSFMNTSGGPVSSVLGFYSATPADLVVVHDELDLPFDTVRLKGSGGHGGHNGLRDIIKATGTNEFTRVRVGIGRPPGRQDPADYVLRDFSAAEKKSLPVLLADAADAVEAIAEVGLVAAQQRVHAPS; the protein is encoded by the coding sequence GTGGCGGATCGAACGTTGGTCGTGGTCGGACTCGGGAACCCCGGGCCCGACTACGCCGGCAACCGGCACAACGTCGGCCAGATGGTCCTCGACGAACTCGCCGCCCGCATGGGTGCGCGGTTCAAGAAGCACAAGACGCCGAACCAGGTCGCCGAGGGGCGCCTGGTACCCGGCGGTCCGCGCCTGGTGCTGGCGAAGCCGGGCTCGTTCATGAACACCTCGGGCGGACCGGTCTCGTCGGTCCTCGGGTTCTACAGCGCCACCCCGGCCGACCTCGTCGTCGTGCACGACGAGCTCGACCTGCCGTTCGACACCGTCCGCCTCAAGGGCAGCGGGGGTCACGGCGGGCACAACGGGCTGCGCGACATCATCAAGGCCACCGGCACGAACGAGTTCACGCGCGTGCGGGTCGGCATCGGTCGTCCGCCCGGTCGTCAGGACCCCGCCGACTACGTGCTGCGTGACTTCTCCGCAGCCGAGAAGAAGTCGCTGCCCGTCCTGCTGGCCGACGCCGCGGACGCGGTCGAGGCGATCGCCGAGGTCGGACTCGTCGCCGCGCAGCAGCGGGTGCACGCACCGTCCTGA
- the eno gene encoding phosphopyruvate hydratase — MALIDAVGAREVLDSRGNPTVEVEVLLDDGVVSRALVPSGASTGAFEAYELRDGDASRYGGKGVLKAVDAVLDEIGPALEGFDATDQRLVDAALIELDGTENKSRLGANSILGASLAVARAAADSADLPLFRYLGGPNAHTLPVPLMNVVNGGAHADTNVDIQEFFLVPYGAESFSEALRWGVETYHALKGELKKQGLATGLGDEGGFAPELASNRAALDFLLTAIEKAGYTPGKDIAVGLDVASTEFFHDGKYSFEGKQLSSQEFTAYFADLVANYPLVTIEDPLAEDDWEGWSHLTAELGDKVQIVGDDLFVTNPKRLQRGIDEKAANSILVKVNQIGTLTETLDAVSLAHRHGLTSILSHRSGETEDTTIADIAVAVDGGQIKTGAPARSDRVAKYNQLLRIEEELGDAAVYAGRSAFPRAAAL, encoded by the coding sequence GTGGCCCTGATCGATGCCGTAGGCGCACGCGAAGTCCTCGATTCCCGAGGCAACCCGACGGTCGAGGTCGAGGTCCTCCTCGACGACGGCGTCGTGTCCCGCGCGCTCGTCCCCTCCGGTGCCTCCACCGGCGCGTTCGAGGCGTACGAACTCCGCGACGGCGATGCCTCGCGCTACGGCGGCAAGGGCGTGCTGAAGGCCGTCGACGCCGTCCTCGACGAGATCGGCCCGGCGCTCGAGGGCTTCGACGCCACGGACCAGCGCCTCGTCGACGCCGCGCTCATCGAGCTCGACGGAACCGAGAACAAGTCCCGCCTCGGCGCGAACTCGATCCTCGGTGCCTCGCTCGCCGTGGCCCGTGCCGCTGCCGACTCGGCCGACCTGCCGCTGTTCCGCTACCTCGGCGGCCCGAACGCGCACACGCTGCCCGTTCCGCTGATGAACGTCGTCAACGGCGGTGCCCACGCGGACACCAACGTCGACATCCAGGAGTTCTTCCTCGTGCCCTACGGCGCCGAGTCGTTCTCCGAGGCGCTCCGTTGGGGCGTCGAGACCTACCACGCCCTCAAGGGCGAGCTGAAGAAGCAGGGCCTCGCGACCGGCCTCGGCGACGAGGGCGGCTTCGCTCCGGAGCTCGCGTCCAACCGTGCGGCGCTCGACTTCCTGCTGACCGCGATCGAGAAGGCCGGCTACACCCCGGGCAAGGACATCGCCGTCGGCCTCGACGTTGCATCGACCGAGTTCTTCCACGACGGCAAGTACTCGTTCGAGGGCAAGCAGCTCTCGAGCCAGGAGTTCACCGCGTACTTCGCCGACCTCGTCGCGAACTACCCGCTCGTCACCATCGAGGACCCGCTGGCCGAGGACGACTGGGAAGGCTGGTCGCACCTGACCGCCGAGCTCGGCGACAAGGTCCAGATCGTCGGCGACGACCTGTTCGTCACCAACCCGAAGCGTCTGCAGCGGGGCATCGACGAGAAGGCCGCGAACTCGATCCTGGTGAAGGTCAACCAGATCGGCACGCTCACCGAGACCCTCGACGCGGTCTCGCTCGCGCACCGTCACGGCCTCACCTCGATCCTGTCGCACCGCTCCGGCGAGACCGAGGACACCACGATCGCGGACATCGCGGTCGCGGTCGACGGTGGTCAGATCAAGACCGGCGCACCGGCCCGCTCGGACCGCGTCGCGAAGTACAACCAGCTGCTCCGCATCGAGGAAGAGCTCGGCGACGCCGCGGTGTACGCCGGTCGCTCGGCCTTCCCGCGCGCCGCTGCCCTGTAA
- the mfd gene encoding transcription-repair coupling factor, with translation MTISGIIPALSRASAFDRVLRAAPRDADFSVVDGLRVPLLGALIAERNGPQCVLVITATGREAEAVRDALGSYVPDADVLEFPAWETLPHERLSPSAQTVGTRIATLRRLASWSAADADDRRTTIVVASVRAALQPIAANLTSLAPVVLRTDSRGNDLAAIAAKLVDMAYARVDLVTRRGEFAVRGGILDVFPPTADHPVRVDFFGDEIEAVKAFSVADQRTTEDDLGSVELTASRELLLSDDVRQRAREMLHEFPNLSQMLAKIAEGIPVEGMESLAPALVQDLVPMTSYLPEDATIAVFSPERVNGRANSLAETNTEFLQAAWSAAVAGAQAPIDLDAGNFLTVQQLKNTRGQRTWWTVSPFDSGLDEGDGARVLTDAEAANEAGEYIRVRAEAVPSFAGSADGAIAHVKALTDDGWAVVVTAQGQGLVERAVQVLADAGVAARAEALPAPPEPGVAIVTTATVEHGFAIPDPRIVVLSEAEFYGRSVQQGARTVKKLASRRKNVVDPLQLKPGDVVVHATHGIGKFVELVSREVSSGGRNAVKTQREYLVLEYAPSKRNYPGDKLFVPTDQLDQLSRYVGGESPTLSKMGGSDWSAAKSKARKAVRDIAVDLVKLYSARMASKGHAFGPDTPWQRELEEAFPFAETADQLTTIDEIKRDMERPIPMDRLLSGDVGYGKTEVAIRAAFKAVQDGKQVVMLVPTTLLVRQHMETFQERFAGFPVHLRALSRFQSEKESKETIAGLADGTVDIVIATHRILSQGITFKDVGLVIIDEEQRFGVEHKDQLKKFKTNVDVLAMSATPIPRSLEMAVTGIREMSTLATPPEDRHPILTFVGPQSDLQVAAAIRRELLREGQVFYVHNRVRDIQGVAAHLAEIVPDARIAVAHGQMSESTLEQVMVDFWERRFDVLVSTTIIETGLDIANANTLIIDKADKYGLSQLHQLRGRVGRGRERGYAYFLYDSEKPLSETAQDRLETIAANNELGAGMQVAMKDLEIRGAGNLLGGEQSGHIAGVGFDLYLRMIGEAVSQFRGDVAEGQTELRLEIPVDAHIPEDYVESERLRLEAYQKLSAASAPTAQRDAIDMVLDELTDRYGQPPQAVQTLVEVSRLRRMAQQVGLSDVVVMGSNLRVAGKELADSSQVRLKRMFPGAKWFPQQNAASIPMPRPHDQALPDDALIQWVESILTAVYGATAPAEAPAA, from the coding sequence GTGACGATCTCGGGCATCATCCCTGCGCTCTCGCGCGCCTCCGCGTTCGATCGCGTGCTCCGCGCCGCGCCTCGTGACGCCGACTTCTCGGTCGTCGACGGCCTGCGGGTCCCGCTGCTCGGAGCACTGATCGCCGAGCGGAACGGGCCGCAGTGCGTGCTCGTGATCACGGCGACGGGGCGCGAGGCCGAAGCCGTCCGCGACGCCCTCGGCAGCTACGTCCCCGACGCCGACGTCCTCGAGTTCCCGGCGTGGGAGACCCTGCCGCACGAACGCCTCAGCCCGAGTGCCCAGACCGTCGGCACCCGCATCGCGACGCTCCGCAGGCTCGCGTCCTGGTCCGCCGCCGACGCCGACGACCGCCGCACCACCATCGTCGTGGCGAGCGTCCGCGCAGCGCTGCAGCCGATCGCCGCCAACCTGACCTCGCTCGCGCCCGTCGTGCTGCGCACCGACTCGCGCGGCAACGACCTGGCCGCCATCGCCGCGAAGCTCGTCGACATGGCCTACGCCCGCGTCGACCTCGTCACGCGGCGCGGTGAGTTCGCGGTGCGCGGCGGCATCCTCGACGTCTTCCCGCCCACCGCGGACCACCCCGTCCGCGTCGACTTCTTCGGCGACGAGATCGAGGCCGTCAAGGCGTTCTCGGTCGCCGACCAGCGCACGACCGAGGACGACCTCGGCTCGGTCGAACTCACGGCCTCGCGCGAACTCCTGCTCAGCGACGACGTCCGGCAGCGGGCGCGCGAGATGCTCCACGAGTTCCCGAACCTGTCGCAGATGCTCGCGAAGATCGCCGAGGGGATCCCGGTCGAGGGCATGGAGTCCCTCGCCCCCGCGCTCGTGCAGGACCTCGTCCCGATGACCTCGTACCTGCCCGAAGACGCCACCATCGCGGTGTTCTCGCCCGAGCGGGTGAACGGTCGCGCGAACAGCCTGGCCGAGACGAACACCGAGTTCCTGCAGGCCGCGTGGAGCGCCGCGGTCGCCGGGGCCCAGGCACCGATCGACCTCGACGCCGGCAACTTCCTGACGGTGCAGCAGCTCAAGAACACCCGTGGGCAGCGCACCTGGTGGACGGTGTCACCGTTCGACTCCGGTCTCGACGAAGGCGACGGCGCCCGTGTCCTCACCGACGCCGAGGCGGCGAACGAGGCCGGCGAGTACATCCGCGTCCGCGCCGAGGCCGTGCCGAGCTTCGCGGGCAGCGCCGACGGCGCGATCGCGCACGTCAAGGCGCTCACCGATGACGGGTGGGCGGTCGTGGTGACCGCCCAGGGCCAGGGTCTGGTCGAGCGGGCGGTGCAGGTCCTCGCCGACGCCGGGGTCGCAGCCCGTGCCGAAGCCCTGCCCGCGCCTCCCGAACCGGGTGTCGCCATCGTCACGACGGCCACCGTCGAGCACGGCTTCGCCATCCCGGATCCGCGCATCGTCGTGCTCAGCGAAGCGGAGTTCTACGGCCGGAGCGTCCAGCAGGGCGCGCGCACCGTCAAGAAGCTCGCGAGCCGTCGCAAGAACGTGGTCGACCCGCTGCAGCTCAAGCCGGGCGACGTCGTCGTGCACGCGACCCACGGCATCGGCAAGTTCGTGGAACTGGTGAGCCGCGAGGTCAGCTCCGGCGGCCGCAACGCGGTGAAGACGCAGCGCGAGTACCTCGTGCTCGAGTACGCGCCGTCGAAGCGGAACTACCCCGGCGACAAGCTCTTCGTGCCCACCGACCAGCTCGACCAGCTGTCGCGGTACGTCGGCGGCGAGTCCCCGACCCTGTCGAAGATGGGCGGCTCGGACTGGTCCGCTGCCAAGTCGAAGGCCCGCAAGGCCGTCCGCGACATCGCCGTCGACCTGGTGAAGCTGTACTCGGCGCGGATGGCGTCGAAGGGGCACGCGTTCGGCCCGGACACCCCGTGGCAGCGCGAGCTGGAAGAGGCGTTCCCGTTCGCCGAGACCGCCGACCAGCTCACCACCATCGACGAGATCAAGCGCGACATGGAGCGGCCGATCCCGATGGACCGCCTGCTGTCGGGCGACGTCGGCTACGGCAAGACCGAGGTCGCGATCCGTGCCGCGTTCAAGGCGGTGCAGGACGGCAAGCAGGTCGTCATGCTCGTGCCGACGACGCTGCTCGTCCGCCAGCACATGGAGACGTTCCAGGAGCGCTTCGCCGGGTTCCCCGTGCACCTGCGCGCCCTGAGCCGGTTCCAGTCAGAGAAGGAGTCGAAGGAGACCATCGCCGGCCTCGCCGACGGCACGGTCGACATCGTCATCGCGACCCACCGGATCCTGTCGCAGGGCATCACCTTCAAGGACGTCGGGCTCGTCATCATCGACGAGGAACAGCGGTTCGGCGTCGAGCACAAGGACCAGCTGAAGAAGTTCAAGACGAACGTCGACGTCCTGGCGATGTCGGCGACCCCGATCCCGCGGTCGCTCGAGATGGCCGTCACCGGCATCCGCGAGATGTCGACCCTCGCCACCCCGCCCGAGGACCGGCACCCCATCCTGACCTTCGTGGGGCCGCAGTCCGACCTGCAGGTGGCCGCCGCGATCCGCCGCGAACTGCTGCGCGAGGGTCAGGTGTTCTACGTGCACAACCGTGTGCGGGACATCCAGGGCGTCGCCGCGCACCTGGCCGAGATCGTGCCCGACGCCCGCATCGCCGTCGCGCACGGGCAGATGTCGGAGAGCACCCTCGAGCAGGTCATGGTCGACTTCTGGGAGCGCCGCTTCGACGTCCTGGTGTCGACGACGATCATCGAGACCGGGCTCGACATCGCGAACGCGAACACGCTCATCATCGACAAGGCCGACAAGTACGGGCTGTCGCAGCTCCACCAGCTGCGCGGTCGTGTCGGCCGTGGTCGCGAGCGCGGGTACGCGTACTTCCTGTACGACTCCGAGAAGCCCCTGTCCGAGACCGCACAGGACCGCCTCGAGACGATCGCGGCGAACAACGAGCTCGGCGCGGGCATGCAGGTCGCCATGAAGGACCTCGAGATCCGCGGCGCCGGCAACCTGCTCGGTGGCGAGCAGTCCGGGCACATCGCGGGCGTCGGGTTCGACCTGTACCTCCGGATGATCGGCGAGGCCGTCTCGCAGTTCCGCGGTGACGTGGCCGAGGGGCAGACCGAGCTGCGGCTCGAGATCCCGGTGGACGCGCACATCCCCGAGGACTACGTCGAGTCCGAGCGGCTCCGGCTCGAGGCGTACCAGAAGCTGTCAGCGGCCTCGGCCCCGACGGCGCAGCGGGACGCCATCGACATGGTGCTCGACGAGCTCACCGACCGGTACGGGCAGCCGCCGCAGGCCGTGCAGACGCTGGTCGAGGTCTCCCGCCTGCGTCGCATGGCGCAGCAGGTCGGGCTGTCCGACGTGGTGGTCATGGGGTCGAACCTGCGCGTGGCGGGCAAGGAGCTCGCCGACTCGTCCCAGGTGCGGCTCAAGCGGATGTTCCCGGGCGCGAAGTGGTTCCCGCAGCAGAACGCGGCGAGCATCCCGATGCCGCGGCCGCACGACCAGGCGCTGCCGGACGACGCCCTGATCCAGTGGGTCGAGAGCATCCTGACCGCGGTCTACGGCGCGACGGCGCCGGCGGAGGCGCCGGCCGCGTAA